The following coding sequences lie in one Lolium perenne isolate Kyuss_39 chromosome 2, Kyuss_2.0, whole genome shotgun sequence genomic window:
- the LOC127335522 gene encoding 2-phytyl-1,4-beta-naphthoquinone methyltransferase, chloroplastic: MSTIAAAISVTAAAAASSHGGGRRHRRGSVAVRCSSAADERQALFSRIAPVYDQLNDVLSLGQHRTWKRICVSWSMAKRGDRVLDLCCGSGDLAFLLSQKVGIEGEVMAVDFSRQQLQTAASRQEQRWKSCYKNIKWIEGDALDLPFPDRYFDAVTVGYGLRNVVDKPKAMREICRVLQPGSRASILDFNKSSSFFTASLQSWAIDNVVVPLASSYGLTEEYKYLKSSISEYLTGEELEKLAKEAGFSSAKHYELGGGLMGDLVATR; this comes from the exons ATGAGCACCATAGCCGCGGCGATTTCCGTAAccgccgcggcggcggcgtccaGCCACGGCGGTGGCCGGCGACACCGCCGCGGCTCTGTCGCCGTGCGCTGCTCGTCCGCGGCCGACGAGCGGCAGGCCCTCTTCAGCCGCATCGCCCCCGTATACGACCAA CTCAACGACGTGCTCAGCCTGGGGCAGCACCGGACGTGGAAGCGCATCTGCGTCTCTTGGTCCAT GGCGAAGAGAGGGGACAGGGTTCTTGATCTCTGCTGCGGGAGCGGGGATTTGGCGTTCCTGCTGTCGCAGAAGGTCGGCATAGAAGGAGAG GTGATGGCTGTCGATTTCTCAAGGCAGCAGCTGCAAACTGCTGCTAGCCGTCAGGAACAACGCTGGAAGAGCTGCTACAAGAACATCAA ATGGATCGAGGGCGATGCACTCGATCTACCTTTCCCAGACCGCTACTTCGATGCTGTTACAGTTGGTTATGGATTGCGCAATGTAGTTGACAAACCCAAagcaatgagagagatttgtaggGTCCTACAACCAG GATCAAGAGCATCTATACTGGATTTTAACAAGAGCTCGTCATTTTTCACGGCATCGTTGCAG agttgggcaattgataatgtCGTGGTTCCTCTAGCAAGTAGCTATGGACTAACGGAAGAGTACAAGTACTTGAAAAGTTCCATATCAGAGTATCTTACAG GAGAGGAGTTGGAGAAGTTAGCCAAAGAAGCTGGGTTCTCTTCTGCCAAGCACTATGAACTTGGTGGAGGGCTGATGGGGGACCTTGTCGCAACTCGTTGA